The proteins below are encoded in one region of Ferroplasma acidiphilum:
- a CDS encoding hydantoinase/oxoprolinase family protein has protein sequence MVTVSIDIGGTFTDIIVIDEEIHYYKVPTTPANPEQAVMDGLSKYLNKNIDEFVHATTIATNSLLGQYGLELPKTALLTTKGFKDVIEIGRQNRPELYNLDFHRPRSLIPSKLRYELDERTDVNGHIIKKAETSDLESIKTSMAKNNVKSLAICFLHSYLRPENEMNIKNYLSKYFDNISISYDVSPEPREYERTSTTVVNAVLMPVVSGYLKRLKSVLDKFGSPEINMMSNAGGLVSVDEVIKKPVNIIESGPAAGVIAASEFASILGIDHVISFDMGGTTSKAGTVINYNVDITAEYEVGGSSHHGRIVKGSGYPVRFPFIDLSEVSSGGGTVIWKDKTGALNIGPMSAGSEPGPVAYNRGGKEPTLTDSNLVMGIINDKMSGSDKILRKDLALKALQKLGDPYEVAESAIKLANLEMARAIRLVTVERGLDPTEFTLFGFGGAGPQVTMPVADELGIKNVIIPPEPGVFSALGLMLANIKYEARMSYPEDLKAGFNELEQRLMYQVKNPEFIKYADCRYVGQGSELTIPVEIVDRDEIIKSFTDTHNRTFGFTLDRPVEILTIRVFAIKKRVKPDIHSVTNKELAPQKRNVYINGKWENVEVYQRNALPVKKEIKGPSVIEEDGSSTFVPPGWTIFRGENDELRAVRL, from the coding sequence ATGGTTACAGTATCAATTGATATAGGTGGGACCTTCACTGATATTATTGTAATAGATGAGGAAATACACTATTATAAAGTTCCAACAACGCCTGCCAACCCTGAACAGGCCGTCATGGACGGATTAAGCAAATATCTTAATAAAAATATTGATGAGTTTGTACATGCAACAACAATCGCAACAAACTCATTGCTGGGGCAGTATGGCCTTGAATTGCCAAAAACTGCACTTCTTACCACAAAGGGTTTTAAGGATGTAATAGAGATAGGAAGGCAGAACAGGCCTGAGCTTTATAATCTTGATTTTCACAGGCCCAGATCACTTATACCATCAAAATTGCGCTATGAGTTAGATGAACGTACCGATGTTAATGGGCATATAATTAAAAAGGCTGAAACATCTGATCTTGAATCCATAAAAACATCTATGGCTAAGAATAACGTAAAATCCCTTGCAATATGCTTTTTGCATTCCTATTTAAGGCCTGAAAATGAAATGAATATTAAGAATTATTTATCAAAATACTTTGATAATATTTCCATATCATACGATGTTTCACCCGAACCCAGGGAATATGAAAGGACATCAACTACAGTTGTTAATGCCGTCCTTATGCCTGTGGTTTCGGGCTATCTAAAAAGATTGAAGTCTGTACTGGATAAATTCGGTTCGCCGGAAATCAATATGATGTCCAATGCAGGAGGCCTGGTTTCTGTTGATGAAGTTATTAAAAAGCCAGTCAACATAATAGAATCAGGACCAGCAGCGGGGGTAATTGCCGCCAGTGAATTTGCAAGCATTCTGGGCATTGACCATGTAATAAGTTTTGATATGGGTGGAACGACATCCAAGGCAGGTACAGTTATTAACTATAATGTGGACATCACCGCAGAATACGAGGTTGGCGGTTCTTCACACCACGGGCGTATAGTGAAAGGATCTGGCTATCCTGTGAGATTTCCATTTATAGACCTTTCAGAAGTATCGTCAGGTGGTGGCACAGTTATATGGAAAGATAAAACAGGCGCACTTAATATAGGGCCTATGAGCGCAGGATCGGAACCTGGGCCTGTTGCATATAACAGGGGTGGAAAAGAGCCTACACTTACAGATTCAAACCTTGTTATGGGCATTATAAATGATAAAATGTCAGGTTCTGACAAAATATTAAGGAAAGACTTGGCTTTAAAAGCACTCCAGAAGCTGGGTGATCCATATGAGGTGGCTGAATCAGCCATTAAGCTGGCAAACCTTGAAATGGCAAGGGCAATAAGGCTCGTTACCGTTGAAAGGGGGTTGGACCCAACTGAATTTACATTATTTGGCTTTGGCGGTGCGGGGCCGCAGGTTACCATGCCTGTTGCTGATGAGCTGGGAATCAAAAATGTTATAATACCTCCAGAGCCCGGTGTATTCAGTGCTCTCGGTCTGATGCTTGCAAATATAAAATATGAAGCCAGAATGTCATATCCTGAGGATCTGAAAGCCGGATTCAATGAACTGGAACAGAGGCTCATGTACCAGGTAAAAAACCCGGAATTTATAAAATATGCCGATTGCAGGTACGTTGGCCAGGGATCAGAGCTTACAATACCTGTTGAAATAGTAGACAGGGATGAGATCATCAAATCCTTTACCGATACCCATAACAGGACTTTTGGCTTTACACTGGATCGCCCGGTTGAAATACTTACTATCCGGGTTTTTGCAATAAAGAAAAGGGTAAAACCTGATATACACAGTGTAACAAATAAGGAACTGGCTCCGCAGAAGAGAAATGTATACATAAATGGCAAATGGGAAAACGTTGAGGTTTACCAGCGGAATGCATTGCCA